In a single window of the Allobranchiibius huperziae genome:
- a CDS encoding proton-conducting transporter membrane subunit, translating into MNPTFGWLTLAPVLIPAVGAIGILLLDALLPTLGRVHWMLGALLLAAGAATATPVLLDTAHRSRATLCTEGTCWYAVDHVGAGLQLVALLASMCVALLAYPIRIPHERAPIQVALLLTSAAGAVAVAGAHDLGSFLVALEVSTLPTIALVVLRARHAAIDAGLTLLTTSLVSFAVLAMGAGLWFAATGTARLEAHAALQAGDNPDLRRILVLSVGFIVAGLAFKLSLAPFHLWTPETIGASSVPVGALLATTSKVAAVAALVAVFRTVTDLSSASMASVGVVAVLSMTVGNVMALRERGALRFLGWSTVAQAGWIVLPFTTATADSGRRSAQYLAVYALATIVAFSVITALAHAEGRQHVTRLASYGGLLRRHPLLGGALLLSLLTFAGLPPALAGLTAKIVALQPITTGHLWVLAVLAAANAMLGVAAYLRWVRIMLGASIDPEEPDPVHPVHLFVVGASVLALLVCSVLPQAALGLFG; encoded by the coding sequence GATCGGCATCCTCCTGCTCGACGCGCTGCTCCCGACGCTGGGGCGGGTCCACTGGATGCTCGGCGCGCTGCTGCTCGCGGCCGGCGCGGCGACGGCGACCCCCGTGCTCCTGGACACGGCGCACCGCTCACGCGCCACGCTCTGCACCGAGGGCACCTGCTGGTACGCCGTCGATCATGTGGGCGCGGGCCTGCAGCTGGTCGCGCTGCTCGCGTCGATGTGCGTCGCTCTGCTGGCCTACCCCATCCGCATCCCTCACGAACGCGCCCCGATCCAGGTGGCGCTGCTGCTCACCAGCGCCGCCGGTGCGGTCGCCGTCGCCGGAGCGCACGACCTCGGCTCGTTCCTGGTCGCGCTGGAGGTGTCGACGCTGCCGACGATCGCGCTGGTCGTGCTGCGGGCGCGGCACGCGGCCATCGACGCCGGGCTCACGCTGCTCACGACGTCGCTGGTCTCGTTCGCGGTGCTGGCCATGGGCGCGGGCCTGTGGTTCGCCGCGACCGGCACCGCGCGGTTGGAGGCGCACGCCGCGCTGCAGGCCGGCGACAACCCGGACCTGCGCCGGATCCTGGTGCTGTCTGTCGGATTCATCGTCGCGGGGCTGGCCTTCAAGCTCTCCCTGGCGCCGTTCCACCTGTGGACCCCGGAGACCATCGGCGCGTCGTCCGTGCCGGTGGGCGCGCTGCTCGCGACCACCTCCAAGGTGGCAGCGGTCGCGGCCCTCGTGGCGGTCTTCCGCACGGTCACCGACCTCAGCTCCGCGTCGATGGCCTCCGTCGGCGTGGTCGCCGTGCTGTCCATGACGGTCGGCAACGTGATGGCCCTGCGCGAGCGCGGAGCCCTGCGTTTCCTCGGGTGGTCCACCGTCGCGCAGGCCGGATGGATCGTGCTTCCGTTCACCACGGCCACGGCGGACTCGGGTCGCCGCAGTGCCCAGTACCTCGCCGTCTACGCGCTGGCCACCATCGTCGCGTTCTCCGTGATCACCGCCCTCGCGCACGCCGAGGGGCGCCAGCACGTCACCCGCCTCGCGTCGTACGGCGGACTGCTGCGTCGTCATCCCCTCCTCGGGGGCGCGCTGCTGCTGTCCCTCCTGACCTTCGCCGGGCTGCCGCCCGCCCTCGCGGGCCTGACCGCGAAGATCGTCGCCCTGCAACCGATCACGACCGGCCACCTGTGGGTGCTCGCGGTGCTCGCCGCCGCCAACGCGATGCTGGGGGTGGCGGCATACCTGCGGTGGGTGCGCATCATGCTCGGCGCCTCGATCGATCCCGAGGAGCCCGACCCGGTGCACCCGGTGCACCTGTTCGTCGTCGGCGCGTCCGTGCTCGCGCTACTCGTCTGCAGCGTGCTGCCGCAGGCCGCCCTGGGGCTGTTCGGGTGA